A region of Bicyclus anynana chromosome 15, ilBicAnyn1.1, whole genome shotgun sequence DNA encodes the following proteins:
- the LOC112043398 gene encoding uncharacterized protein LOC112043398 encodes MHAQSKEDNTLRKFWELESDEVSDKKKIVTGDEDKCEKNFEKAVSRDNSGRYIVESPFCEDNPTSKHRKLGELAMRMLPELVPDAQCNEPDVVYLQPHAVLLKDKSTTKVRVVIDASCSGITEVNSNNDLPVGPSLQHTLKHIILRWQNHTLCLVSDIDKIYQQVKVTLEDADQFQRILWRDESGTTQQDRMSRVTFGKAYASYLAANVLQQLATDEDVYNAAAVEKILQDIYMNDLRTGYQTVEECMKLKNEINYILKKGGIVVQKGASSSKATMEKLEKGRGNKQTELEIGADKEIEVTQKVLGLTWDSRTYKFKYNIRLPPTQLPVTKKKVIPDILRWFDPLGWIAPTILSSMFAHVRSRIKDICRW; translated from the coding sequence ATGCACGCCCAGTCTAAAGAGGACAatacattaagaaaattctgggaGTTAGAATCGGATGAGGTTTCTGACAAGAAGAAAATAGTGACTGGCGATGAAGATAAGTGTGAAAAGAATTTTGAGAAAGCAGTTTCTAGAGATAATAGTGGTCGATACATAGTGGAGAGTCCTTTTTGTGAAGACAACCCAACTAGTAAACATCGGAAGTTAGGAGAACTTGCCATGAGGATGTTGCCGGAGTTGGTTCCTGATGCGCAATGCAATGAGCCTGACGTAGTATATTTACAGCCTCACGCCGTACTTCTTAAAGATAAATCAACGACGAAGGTAAGAGTTGTCATCGATGCGTCTTGCTCTGGCATTACCGAAGTAAACTCAAACAATGATCTTCCTGTAGGTCCATCACTTCAACATACTCTGAAGCATATCATTTTGCGATGGCAAAACCATACACTTTGTTTGGTATCGGATATTGATAAGATATATCAACAAGTTAAAGTTACACTAGAGGATGCAGACCAGTTTCAGCGTATTTTGTGGAGAGATGAATCTGGAACAACACAACAGGACAGAATGTCACGTGTTACGTTCGGGAAAGCGTATGCATCTTACCTCGCTGCTAATGTCCTGCAGCAACTAGCCACAGATGAAGATGTATACAACGCTGCTGCTGTTGAGAAAATCCTGCAAGACATTTACATGAATGACCTCAGGACGGGCTATCAAACAGTAGAAGAGtgcatgaaattaaaaaatgaaattaattatatcttaAAAAAGGGAGGAATAGTGGTACAGAAAGGAGCTAGCAGTAGTAAAGCAACTATGGAGAAATTAGAAAAAGGAAGAGGAAACAAGCAGACAGAGTTAGAAATAGGAGCTGATAAAGAAATTGAAGTTACACAGAAAGTATTAGGACTTACCTGGGATAGCAGAACCTAcaagtttaaatataatatccgTCTCCCTCCTACACAACTTCCAGTAACGAAGAAAAAGGTTATTCCTGACATTTTGCGTTGGTTCGATCCTTTAGGATGGATCGCCCCAACTATCTTGTCTTCAATGTTTGCTCACGTACGATCAAGGATAAAAGATATCTGCCGATGGTGA